A genomic region of uncultured Paludibaculum sp. contains the following coding sequences:
- a CDS encoding glycosyltransferase family 2 protein, which produces MSFQGLESLPEGFVSVVIVNWNRRALLAECLASLGRDQGVPFEVIVVDNGSTDGSAEVVESFSRTAPFAVKLIQNRENRGFCGANNQGIAAARGEFVALLNNDAEADAGWLGALRAVFTDPEVGMAASKIVVHEDPRIIDKVGHLIYPDGQNRGRGTGEVDRGQYDKVEEVLWPDGCACMYRASMLRAIGAFDEDLFAYGDDAELGLRARICGYRSIYTPHARVRHHRGATLGQLNPLRITLIERNRLLLAVKLFPGSLLWRNGVYYLVRLLAGLWAALRNRGEISRFQSPTSKLTAFLALLKGDWQAILMTPATLKKRRALAPLRRLSPRQIHQLILSHRISLKDLSQQVAKPSQP; this is translated from the coding sequence TTGTCATTCCAAGGTTTGGAGTCACTTCCGGAAGGATTTGTCTCCGTCGTTATCGTCAACTGGAATCGCCGCGCGCTGCTGGCGGAGTGTCTGGCTAGTCTAGGACGGGATCAGGGCGTGCCTTTTGAAGTCATCGTCGTGGACAACGGTTCCACCGATGGCTCGGCCGAGGTGGTCGAGAGTTTCTCCCGGACCGCGCCCTTCGCGGTGAAGCTGATCCAGAACCGCGAGAATCGTGGTTTCTGTGGCGCCAACAACCAGGGCATCGCGGCGGCGCGCGGTGAGTTCGTCGCGCTGCTGAACAACGACGCCGAGGCGGACGCCGGATGGCTGGGCGCCCTGCGAGCGGTCTTCACCGACCCGGAAGTCGGAATGGCGGCGTCGAAGATTGTGGTTCACGAGGATCCGCGCATCATCGACAAAGTGGGGCACCTGATCTACCCGGACGGACAGAACCGGGGCCGGGGCACCGGTGAGGTGGATCGCGGCCAGTATGACAAAGTGGAGGAAGTGCTGTGGCCCGATGGCTGCGCTTGTATGTACAGGGCCTCGATGCTGCGGGCGATCGGCGCGTTTGACGAAGACCTTTTTGCGTATGGGGATGATGCTGAACTGGGGCTGCGCGCCCGTATCTGTGGCTACCGCTCGATTTACACGCCGCATGCCCGTGTGCGGCACCACCGCGGGGCGACGCTGGGCCAGTTGAATCCCCTGCGTATTACACTGATTGAGCGCAACCGGCTGTTGTTAGCCGTTAAACTGTTTCCTGGAAGTCTTTTGTGGCGAAACGGCGTGTACTATCTCGTAAGGCTTCTCGCGGGTCTGTGGGCGGCCCTCCGAAATCGGGGGGAGATCAGCCGGTTCCAGAGCCCGACAAGCAAACTGACAGCCTTTTTAGCTCTCTTGAAGGGCGACTGGCAAGCGATTCTGATGACCCCGGCGACGTTGAAGAAGCGGCGGGCGCTAGCGCCGCTGCGCCGGCTGAGCCCGAGGCAGATTCATCAACTGATCCTCAGCCATCGCATTTCGCTGAAAGATCTGAGCCAGCAGGTAGCCAAGCCGAGCCAGCCATAG
- a CDS encoding RodZ domain-containing protein, giving the protein MPSLGQKLRQEREKRGLSIEQLSAQTRINVQYFQYIEADDTASLPGGFFYRSFVRQYARLMELPESDYQATLDQSLADESAQSVGRATALPDRPIEVPPIPTGRFDAALELRRWAWRLGVLVLVIALCSGVYTFWERWGLQREEERIAAARVEPPAQKPAEKQQTAPQPPPVAPVTPPPAEQPAPLQASILPQTAEIPASGAVRLIIRATEMTWVAVWQGDKQLFADVIRPGETRGFGSPNQLRIRLGNAGGVQMEWNGQAVDPVGPKGQVRTVVFRPDGYSVVQPPPPPTETKPDGQG; this is encoded by the coding sequence ATGCCGAGCTTGGGTCAGAAGCTCCGACAGGAGCGCGAAAAACGCGGGTTGAGCATTGAACAGTTGTCCGCGCAGACGCGCATCAATGTTCAATACTTTCAGTACATTGAGGCCGACGACACGGCGTCGTTGCCGGGCGGCTTCTTCTATCGCAGCTTTGTCCGTCAATACGCCCGTTTGATGGAATTGCCGGAATCCGATTATCAGGCCACGCTCGACCAAAGTCTGGCCGACGAATCGGCGCAATCGGTCGGCCGCGCCACCGCGTTGCCAGATCGCCCAATCGAAGTCCCACCCATCCCGACCGGCCGCTTTGACGCGGCGCTCGAACTCCGCCGCTGGGCTTGGCGCCTGGGCGTACTGGTCCTGGTTATCGCCCTGTGTTCCGGCGTGTATACGTTCTGGGAACGTTGGGGCCTGCAACGCGAAGAAGAGAGAATTGCCGCGGCCCGCGTTGAACCGCCTGCCCAGAAGCCGGCGGAAAAACAGCAGACCGCGCCGCAGCCGCCGCCGGTCGCGCCCGTCACGCCGCCGCCTGCCGAGCAGCCAGCGCCGCTGCAGGCGTCCATCCTGCCGCAGACCGCCGAGATTCCAGCCAGCGGGGCCGTGCGCTTGATCATCCGCGCTACCGAAATGACCTGGGTCGCCGTCTGGCAGGGTGACAAACAGTTGTTTGCCGACGTCATCCGCCCCGGAGAGACGCGCGGCTTCGGCTCGCCCAACCAGTTGCGCATCCGTCTGGGCAACGCCGGCGGCGTGCAGATGGAATGGAACGGCCAGGCCGTCGATCCGGTTGGCCCCAAAGGCCAGGTGCGCACCGTTGTGTTCCGCCCCGACGGCTACTCCGTCGTCCAGCCCCCACCACCGCCCACCGAGACAAAGCCCGACGGCCAGGGTTAG
- a CDS encoding class I SAM-dependent methyltransferase, translating to MRTLCHGTDKLYNTTDKVFLVVECRECKLIRLYPWPEADEIRQYYPENYWYDPGGDAADRLAEFWRRFVLRDHVRFVRKALESCEGTAPVLDVGCGGGLFLRELNLPQDQIVGLDFSVNAASVAWSTNGVPVACGALPRAPFRPGSFRAITMFHVLEHLYDPSAYLNAARKLLRPDGRLVVQVPNAASWQFLLFGENWNGLDIPRHLIDFKEQDLVNLLEYCGFEVVRRKHFSLRDNPAGLATTLALGLDPMSRRIRGVQDHPRIKLLKDAAYFALVLAAIPLTMLEAACRCGASIMIEAKPKA from the coding sequence ATGCGAACGCTCTGTCACGGCACGGACAAGCTGTACAACACCACCGACAAGGTCTTCCTGGTGGTGGAGTGCCGTGAGTGCAAGTTGATCCGGTTGTATCCATGGCCGGAGGCGGACGAGATTCGCCAGTACTACCCCGAGAACTACTGGTATGACCCGGGCGGCGATGCGGCCGACCGTCTGGCCGAGTTCTGGCGCCGGTTTGTGTTGCGCGACCACGTGCGCTTTGTACGCAAGGCGCTGGAATCGTGCGAAGGGACGGCTCCGGTGTTGGACGTGGGCTGTGGCGGCGGTCTGTTTCTGCGCGAGTTGAACCTGCCGCAGGACCAGATTGTCGGCCTGGACTTCTCAGTGAACGCCGCGTCGGTAGCGTGGTCCACCAATGGAGTTCCGGTGGCCTGCGGTGCACTACCGAGAGCTCCGTTCCGGCCGGGTTCGTTCCGCGCGATTACGATGTTCCACGTGCTGGAGCACCTCTACGATCCGTCGGCGTATCTGAATGCGGCGCGCAAATTACTGCGGCCGGACGGACGCCTGGTGGTGCAAGTGCCGAATGCGGCGAGCTGGCAGTTTCTGCTCTTCGGCGAGAACTGGAACGGGCTGGACATCCCGCGCCACCTGATCGACTTCAAGGAACAGGACTTGGTCAATCTGCTGGAGTACTGCGGGTTTGAAGTGGTCCGGCGGAAGCACTTTTCGCTGCGGGACAATCCAGCCGGGCTGGCGACGACATTGGCGCTGGGGCTGGATCCGATGTCGCGGCGGATTCGCGGCGTGCAGGACCATCCACGGATCAAGCTCTTGAAGGATGCGGCGTACTTCGCGCTGGTGTTGGCTGCGATTCCTCTCACGATGCTGGAGGCCGCCTGCCGTTGCGGCGCGAGCATCATGATCGAGGCAAAGCCCAAGGCATGA
- a CDS encoding HEAT repeat domain-containing protein: MSSYQRLGDAQLLYVEPIGAWPDQVGAGEYWPPTPTPVIALFERAYTGDRDDDTTWHCIHELQLRHTPEVFDSAMDYCQSRDPRWREIGLDVLAQLGADRPSEQRWYRPECRTTALRGLNDPNIHVVRSAAMALAHLNADCSTTDALLGLEGHPDAEVRVAVTAGLVGQNTVESRQALLRLMEDENQDVREWATTAIGQSAEPSPEVVRALQKRWNEETFEDARNQALWGLARFRDRAAIEELVERFRTATWVSGDMAAIRELHGYQDDDPPIWEIIEATRYYLYSNPGPPSR, from the coding sequence ATGAGCTCCTACCAGCGGCTCGGCGACGCGCAACTACTCTACGTTGAACCCATCGGTGCCTGGCCCGATCAAGTCGGAGCAGGCGAATACTGGCCGCCGACTCCAACTCCGGTCATCGCGCTCTTCGAGCGGGCCTACACCGGCGACCGCGACGACGACACCACCTGGCATTGCATCCACGAACTGCAGCTTCGCCACACACCCGAGGTCTTCGACAGTGCCATGGACTACTGCCAGTCGCGTGACCCGCGCTGGCGCGAAATCGGTCTCGACGTTCTCGCGCAGCTCGGAGCCGACCGTCCTAGCGAGCAGCGGTGGTATCGCCCCGAGTGCCGCACCACGGCGCTGCGTGGGCTCAACGATCCCAACATCCATGTCGTCCGATCCGCGGCCATGGCTCTCGCGCATCTTAACGCGGACTGCTCCACTACGGACGCGCTGCTCGGCCTGGAAGGCCACCCCGACGCCGAGGTTCGCGTGGCGGTCACGGCCGGGCTGGTGGGCCAGAATACGGTAGAGTCGCGTCAGGCGCTCCTTCGTCTGATGGAAGACGAGAATCAGGACGTCCGCGAGTGGGCCACCACGGCCATCGGACAGAGCGCGGAGCCTTCCCCGGAAGTCGTGCGCGCCCTCCAGAAGCGTTGGAACGAAGAGACGTTTGAAGACGCGCGCAACCAGGCGCTATGGGGTTTGGCACGTTTCCGCGATCGGGCAGCGATCGAAGAACTGGTGGAGCGCTTTCGCACTGCGACCTGGGTCTCGGGCGACATGGCCGCGATCCGCGAGCTGCACGGCTACCAGGACGACGATCCGCCCATTTGGGAGATCATCGAGGCAACGCGCTACTACCTCTATTCGAACCCGGGTCCGCCGTCCAGATAA
- a CDS encoding class I SAM-dependent methyltransferase, giving the protein MRYETARRVLPDWLRRYIYSFEAMIEDAVTEFAAGLPDGARVLDAGAGEGQYSGYFQRHRYMGVDLGVGDNAWDYGALDVVADLNDLPFPDKLFDASLNIVTMEHLREPKLALREIARVLKPGGVLLVVAPHEWEVHQSPHDYFRYTRHGLAYLFAQAGLELRTLEPAGGYFRLVARRLLSGLQFFPGPLKVIPAVVFLPLALVLPLFDGLDKEKNFTLGYKCVAVKALGRR; this is encoded by the coding sequence ATGAGATACGAGACGGCCCGGCGCGTGCTGCCCGACTGGCTGCGCAGGTATATCTACTCGTTCGAAGCCATGATTGAAGACGCGGTGACGGAGTTCGCCGCGGGCTTGCCGGACGGGGCGCGGGTGCTGGACGCGGGGGCGGGGGAAGGGCAGTACTCGGGCTATTTCCAGCGGCACCGCTATATGGGCGTGGACTTGGGCGTGGGCGACAACGCCTGGGACTATGGCGCCCTGGACGTGGTTGCCGATCTGAACGATCTGCCGTTTCCGGACAAGCTTTTCGACGCCTCGCTGAACATCGTGACAATGGAGCACCTGCGGGAGCCGAAGCTGGCGTTGCGCGAGATTGCGAGAGTGCTGAAGCCGGGCGGCGTGCTGCTGGTGGTAGCTCCGCATGAGTGGGAAGTGCACCAGTCGCCGCACGATTATTTCCGGTATACGCGGCATGGGTTGGCTTACCTGTTTGCCCAGGCGGGGCTGGAACTGCGGACTCTCGAGCCGGCGGGCGGATACTTTCGCCTGGTGGCGCGGCGGTTGTTGAGCGGCCTGCAGTTTTTTCCGGGGCCTCTGAAAGTGATTCCGGCGGTGGTCTTTTTGCCGCTGGCACTAGTGCTGCCGCTGTTTGACGGGCTGGACAAAGAGAAGAATTTCACTTTGGGGTACAAGTGCGTGGCGGTGAAGGCGCTGGGGAGGCGATAG